The Fibrobacter sp. UWP2 genome has a window encoding:
- a CDS encoding class I SAM-dependent methyltransferase gives MVMFNAELLTSAKVQDFIKKAFQHKWDALKVSTALAREFSNEERAAIMDYMELVPKFREKFFSEKNGDAFLLCDRLALEQSTAFDIGHWKSALWLNDQPVQGTPVQTVHDLCCGMGGDSFFLPDHLNVIGVDLDENRLAMYRYNAEVMRPKAAQTICADVREVARENSHAQPLNGATPANSETRADFFTLDPARRAIEGENQRDLKNLTPSFEEVLEIAKHYRGGMAKLPPSYPTDEIPGDCEILYLGSRQDCRELLVLFGELAKHPGCVRAAIVGKKGETVAEWCEARDAKRETRDKESQEQFEYNFELEGKDRIYRTASSQSDLPLGDLGKYLSEPAPVLLRSHLFGSTARGFDPDSHLVSEGIAYISSATPLPAPGFATFKVLDHCEIASGAVRAMLKAHDVGKLTLKLRGVKVDPDAEIKRLKPKGKNEAILFYTRAQGEKIAILTTRIKDTLMSS, from the coding sequence ATGGTCATGTTCAACGCGGAACTCCTCACATCGGCAAAAGTCCAGGACTTCATCAAAAAGGCCTTCCAGCACAAATGGGACGCCCTGAAGGTCTCGACGGCGCTCGCCAGGGAATTCAGCAACGAGGAACGCGCCGCCATCATGGACTACATGGAGCTCGTCCCCAAATTCCGCGAAAAATTCTTTAGCGAAAAGAACGGTGATGCCTTTTTGCTTTGCGACAGGCTCGCTTTGGAGCAAAGCACGGCATTTGATATTGGCCATTGGAAATCCGCCCTGTGGTTAAACGACCAACCTGTCCAAGGCACTCCGGTCCAAACCGTGCACGACCTGTGCTGCGGCATGGGTGGCGACAGTTTCTTTTTGCCCGACCACTTGAATGTAATTGGCGTGGACCTCGACGAGAACCGGCTAGCCATGTACCGCTACAATGCGGAAGTCATGCGCCCCAAAGCCGCACAAACCATCTGCGCCGACGTGCGCGAAGTCGCCCGCGAGAACAGTCATGCGCAGCCTTTAAACGGCGCAACGCCTGCAAACAGCGAGACTCGCGCAGACTTCTTCACCCTCGACCCGGCACGGCGCGCCATTGAAGGCGAGAACCAGCGTGACCTCAAAAATCTCACGCCCTCCTTCGAAGAGGTCCTCGAAATCGCCAAGCACTACCGCGGCGGCATGGCAAAACTCCCGCCGAGCTACCCCACCGACGAAATCCCGGGCGACTGCGAAATTCTATACCTGGGGTCAAGGCAGGATTGCCGCGAGCTTTTGGTGCTTTTTGGCGAACTCGCCAAGCACCCGGGATGCGTACGCGCCGCCATCGTGGGCAAAAAAGGCGAGACGGTCGCCGAGTGGTGCGAAGCCCGCGATGCCAAACGCGAAACGCGCGACAAAGAAAGCCAAGAACAGTTTGAGTACAACTTTGAATTGGAAGGCAAGGATCGTATTTACCGGACAGCTTCTAGCCAGTCGGACCTCCCGCTAGGCGACCTGGGCAAATACCTCTCGGAACCCGCGCCCGTACTGTTGCGGAGCCACCTGTTCGGTTCGACAGCCCGTGGTTTTGACCCGGACTCGCACCTCGTGTCGGAGGGTATCGCCTATATTTCGAGTGCAACGCCGCTGCCCGCTCCGGGGTTCGCCACGTTCAAGGTACTGGACCACTGCGAAATCGCCTCGGGAGCCGTTCGCGCCATGCTCAAGGCGCATGACGTAGGCAAGCTCACGCTCAAACTCCGTGGCGTCAAGGTCGACCCCGACGCCGAAATCAAGCGGTTGAAGCCCAAGGGCAAAAACGAGGCCATCCTTTTCTACACCCGCGCGCAAGGCGAAAAGATTGCTATACTAACAACAAGAATCAAAGACACCCTTATGTCATCCTGA
- a CDS encoding glycosyl hydrolase 53 family protein translates to MYIKKILAGYVLIATGMAFVGCGDDSSSEAEYEFEVVGDSASSSLVDRADSLANAVTESSSDFQVPSSSSAVLFDSAYFGGYSTTEIEVSSGAIEGLSSSSSVQPRSSAEPPFSSADQPRSSTMEPPHSSGVQPRSSAEPPLSSAMEPPLSSAMEPPRSSSSVPVFSDKHLVGADISKVQEHEAYGVRFFDTDGKENDIFSILRNHGFNAVRLKTFVSPKTQYGYAASGCGQDTEAFGDKEHVIAYAKKVKTAGMYFLLDIHYSDNWADPGKQIIPERWRGIGSSDVMADSVYAYTFDLVNALKQAGATPDMVQVGNEITNGLLRDVPNSNTDCWGNNVTTANASVSGILSNDAGRANTAKYLKAGVRAVKAVSNNIKTAFHIENPEKTSTVEWWMDLIFKKQGVTADAMGISAYTAYDDGNPSTWKTLLTNLGKTYTDLEFFIAEYNGGEKDNSYSYSGARAQTQRMMEEVPRGLGAFFWEPTEGGAWGPSMFEWNGKNELHALPEAFDEYDKGGFKK, encoded by the coding sequence ATGTATATCAAAAAAATTCTCGCAGGTTATGTGTTAATTGCCACCGGAATGGCGTTTGTTGGCTGCGGTGACGATTCGTCGTCCGAGGCGGAATACGAGTTCGAGGTCGTTGGCGATTCGGCGTCCTCTTCCCTGGTTGACAGGGCCGATTCTTTGGCGAATGCGGTTACAGAATCTTCCTCCGATTTTCAAGTACCGTCCAGTTCCAGTGCCGTCTTGTTCGATTCCGCGTATTTTGGCGGGTATTCGACGACTGAAATCGAGGTCTCTTCGGGAGCCATTGAGGGTTTATCTTCGTCTTCGTCGGTGCAGCCCCGTTCTTCGGCAGAGCCGCCGTTCTCTTCGGCAGATCAGCCGCGCTCCTCGACAATGGAGCCTCCGCATTCGTCTGGCGTGCAGCCCCGTTCTTCGGCAGAGCCGCCGCTCTCTTCGGCAATGGAGCCCCCGCTCTCTTCGGCAATGGAGCCCCCGCGTTCCTCTTCTTCGGTTCCGGTGTTCAGCGACAAGCACCTCGTGGGCGCCGACATTTCAAAGGTGCAGGAGCACGAAGCCTATGGTGTCCGCTTTTTTGATACCGACGGAAAGGAAAACGATATTTTTTCGATTCTCCGCAACCACGGTTTTAATGCCGTTCGCTTGAAAACGTTCGTGAGCCCTAAAACGCAGTACGGCTATGCCGCCAGCGGTTGCGGTCAAGATACCGAGGCGTTTGGCGACAAGGAACACGTGATTGCCTACGCCAAAAAAGTCAAGACCGCGGGCATGTACTTTTTGCTCGACATCCATTACAGCGACAACTGGGCGGATCCCGGCAAGCAGATTATTCCCGAGCGCTGGCGCGGTATCGGTAGTTCCGACGTGATGGCGGACTCGGTATATGCATACACCTTTGACCTTGTGAATGCCCTCAAACAGGCCGGGGCCACGCCCGACATGGTGCAGGTGGGTAACGAGATTACGAACGGGCTCTTGCGCGATGTGCCCAACTCGAATACCGACTGCTGGGGCAATAACGTCACCACCGCCAACGCCTCTGTGAGCGGGATCCTCTCGAACGATGCCGGGCGCGCGAATACCGCGAAGTATCTCAAGGCGGGCGTCCGCGCGGTCAAGGCGGTGTCGAATAATATCAAGACGGCGTTCCACATCGAGAATCCCGAAAAGACGTCGACCGTGGAATGGTGGATGGATTTGATTTTCAAAAAGCAGGGTGTGACTGCTGACGCCATGGGCATTTCGGCGTATACCGCTTACGACGACGGCAACCCTTCCACATGGAAAACGCTCCTTACGAACCTCGGCAAAACCTACACGGACCTGGAGTTCTTTATTGCCGAGTATAATGGCGGCGAAAAGGACAATTCCTACAGCTATAGCGGGGCGCGAGCCCAAACACAGCGGATGATGGAAGAAGTTCCCCGCGGGTTGGGGGCGTTCTTCTGGGAGCCCACAGAGGGCGGGGCCTGGGGACCGTCCATGTTCGAGTGGAATGGCAAAAACGAACTTCACGCATTGCCCGAGGCCTTTGACGAATACGACAAAGGCGGCTTCAAAAAATAA
- a CDS encoding ABC transporter, giving the protein MTQFISLRGCRLHNLKNIDADFPRGKVTVVCGPSGCGKSTLVLDTLHGESKRRYLETLSPFAADLLGGRRNIPLTSAEGLPASLAIGPTRGEAPAKAYALSIAECDGALRTLFAAYAKPACPVCGKPMECETREQIIREIAGMELGTKLQFLAPIESAGNTLDKLSAVFLSQGFTRALADGTLYSLADLLPGEKALTPKEFLIVVDRVIVRENTRTRIAESVDATLKLTHSAIVLDIGGNRKQYSTFPRCMDSADKAHQKAAASKKNSTERIPSLEARFFSPYSRTSACPFCEGTGTLVKEVDDRIEECPHCNGTRLLPAYRNASIDGISYAQLLAMPFTELTSILHRLLDNKITENLKPTFNTLLERLKAIDELGIGYLTPGRAGQTLSGGEMQRLKLSSLSTGHLNGLLICLDEPASGLHQKDVDALWDVLQKVRDRGNTLVLIEHNPAIIRRADYIIEMGPGAGEKGGEVLMQGPAKQVLASPDSPTAKWIRELDAVKKDSKKKSWGAGIEVQDFALYDMAPVSAKFPVGKFSVITGESGSGKSTLLFEGIARRAHAGEFAKLGIEDLSILATGDFHGNRRSTVLSAIDLMSKLRDLFAKLPESKVRGYGPNKFSIHAPGGRCENCKGEGVLLDPSGYEETECPVCLGRRFRDEVLEVRFKSFSIADILDMEVGKAYTLFENLKPFADKLKPLVETGLDYLRLGQTTAHLSGGERARLRLSIALSRAKAPNTLFLFDEPARGLHQKDIGQLLGLIRGLCDAGHTVIAIEHAQDFVNAADYAVELKRK; this is encoded by the coding sequence ATGACCCAGTTCATATCGCTGCGCGGCTGCCGTCTGCACAACCTCAAGAACATCGACGCCGACTTCCCGCGCGGCAAGGTGACCGTTGTTTGCGGGCCCTCGGGTTGCGGCAAGTCGACCCTCGTGCTCGACACGCTCCACGGCGAAAGCAAGCGCCGTTACCTGGAGACGCTCTCGCCCTTCGCCGCCGATTTACTGGGCGGCAGACGAAACATCCCGCTGACCAGCGCCGAGGGACTCCCCGCAAGCCTAGCCATAGGGCCAACCCGCGGCGAAGCACCCGCCAAGGCCTACGCCCTTTCTATTGCCGAATGCGACGGCGCCCTGCGCACGCTCTTTGCCGCCTATGCAAAGCCTGCCTGCCCCGTTTGCGGCAAGCCCATGGAATGTGAGACACGCGAGCAGATTATCCGCGAAATCGCCGGCATGGAGCTCGGCACCAAGCTGCAGTTCCTGGCCCCCATCGAAAGTGCAGGGAACACGCTCGACAAACTCTCGGCAGTCTTTTTGAGCCAAGGTTTTACCAGGGCTCTCGCCGACGGCACGCTCTATTCGCTCGCCGACCTGTTGCCCGGCGAAAAGGCGCTCACGCCCAAGGAATTCCTTATTGTGGTGGACCGCGTGATTGTGCGCGAAAACACCCGCACCCGCATCGCCGAGTCGGTCGACGCGACGCTCAAACTCACGCACTCGGCCATAGTGCTGGACATTGGCGGAAACCGCAAGCAATATAGTACTTTTCCGCGTTGCATGGACTCTGCCGACAAGGCGCACCAAAAAGCCGCCGCAAGCAAAAAAAACAGCACCGAGAGAATCCCTTCGCTCGAGGCACGTTTCTTTTCGCCCTACAGCCGCACCAGCGCCTGCCCGTTTTGTGAGGGCACAGGGACGCTCGTCAAAGAGGTCGATGACCGCATTGAGGAATGCCCCCACTGTAACGGCACACGGCTCTTGCCCGCCTACCGCAACGCTTCTATTGACGGCATCTCTTACGCGCAGCTGCTCGCCATGCCATTCACGGAGCTCACCAGCATCCTGCACCGGCTGCTCGACAACAAAATTACAGAGAACCTAAAGCCCACCTTCAACACGCTGCTCGAGCGCCTCAAAGCCATCGACGAGCTCGGAATCGGCTACCTCACACCGGGCCGCGCAGGGCAAACGCTCTCGGGCGGCGAAATGCAAAGGCTCAAGCTTTCGAGCCTCTCTACCGGGCACCTGAACGGACTCCTGATTTGCCTAGACGAACCAGCGAGCGGCCTGCACCAAAAGGACGTGGACGCCCTGTGGGACGTACTCCAAAAAGTCCGTGACCGCGGGAACACGCTTGTGCTCATTGAGCACAACCCCGCCATCATCCGCCGTGCCGACTACATTATTGAAATGGGACCAGGCGCAGGCGAAAAGGGCGGAGAAGTCTTGATGCAAGGCCCCGCCAAGCAAGTGCTCGCAAGCCCCGACTCGCCCACCGCCAAGTGGATCCGCGAGCTGGACGCCGTAAAGAAAGATTCCAAAAAAAAGAGCTGGGGCGCGGGCATCGAGGTGCAAGACTTTGCCCTCTACGACATGGCGCCCGTCAGCGCCAAGTTTCCTGTGGGCAAGTTCAGCGTCATCACGGGAGAAAGCGGGAGCGGCAAGTCAACGCTCCTCTTCGAAGGCATTGCAAGGCGTGCCCACGCGGGTGAATTCGCAAAACTCGGCATCGAGGACCTCTCCATTCTCGCCACGGGCGACTTCCACGGCAACAGGCGGAGCACCGTTTTGAGCGCCATTGACCTCATGTCCAAACTGCGTGACCTCTTCGCCAAGCTCCCCGAAAGTAAAGTTCGCGGCTACGGTCCCAACAAGTTCAGCATCCACGCGCCCGGCGGCCGCTGCGAGAACTGCAAGGGCGAGGGCGTTCTTCTGGATCCCTCCGGCTACGAAGAGACCGAATGCCCCGTGTGCCTCGGCAGACGGTTCCGCGACGAAGTCCTCGAAGTGCGTTTCAAGTCGTTTTCCATCGCCGATATCCTCGACATGGAAGTGGGCAAAGCCTACACGCTTTTCGAGAACCTCAAGCCATTTGCAGACAAGTTAAAGCCACTGGTTGAGACCGGTCTTGACTACCTGCGACTGGGGCAAACCACGGCCCACCTTTCGGGTGGTGAACGCGCAAGACTCAGGCTTTCGATTGCGCTATCACGCGCCAAGGCGCCCAATACGCTCTTTTTGTTCGACGAGCCTGCCCGCGGGCTGCATCAAAAAGACATTGGCCAGTTGCTCGGGCTCATTCGCGGGCTCTGCGACGCCGGCCACACCGTCATTGCGATCGAGCACGCGCAAGACTTTGTGAACGCCGCCGACTACGCGGTGGAACTCAAGCGCAAATAA
- the ung gene encoding uracil-DNA glycosylase, which translates to MTVKLEESWLNLLSDQFEQPYFKQIKEKLLQEKAEHHVVYPPGSKIFAALDFCPVDKVKAVIIGQDPYHNPGQAHGLCFSVPQGIEPPPSLVNIFQELHDDLGINPPSHGNLESWAEQGVLLLNASLTVRAHMAASHAGIGWQQFTDTIIQRLSANRQNLVFLLWGSFAIKKQALIAKDRGHLILTAPHPSPLSAYRGFFGCKHFSKANEYLKSKGIEPIDWSIK; encoded by the coding sequence ATGACAGTAAAACTTGAAGAATCCTGGCTCAACCTGCTCTCCGACCAGTTCGAGCAGCCTTATTTTAAACAAATTAAAGAAAAGCTTTTGCAAGAAAAAGCGGAACATCACGTGGTGTACCCGCCAGGCTCCAAGATTTTCGCGGCGCTGGACTTTTGCCCCGTGGACAAGGTGAAGGCAGTCATCATTGGACAGGACCCCTACCACAATCCAGGCCAGGCACACGGCCTCTGCTTTTCGGTGCCGCAGGGCATTGAGCCGCCGCCGTCGCTCGTCAACATTTTCCAGGAACTGCACGACGACCTCGGCATCAACCCGCCGTCCCACGGCAACCTTGAAAGCTGGGCCGAACAGGGCGTTTTGCTCCTCAACGCGTCGCTCACGGTGCGCGCCCACATGGCGGCGAGCCACGCCGGCATCGGCTGGCAGCAATTCACCGACACCATCATCCAAAGGCTCTCGGCCAATCGCCAGAACCTGGTGTTTTTGCTTTGGGGCAGTTTTGCCATCAAAAAACAGGCGCTCATCGCCAAGGACCGTGGGCACCTGATCCTCACCGCCCCGCACCCGAGCCCACTCTCGGCCTACCGCGGGTTCTTTGGTTGTAAGCACTTCAGCAAGGCGAACGAATACCTCAAGAGCAAGGGCATCGAACCCATCGACTGGAGCATTAAGTAG
- a CDS encoding DUF4321 domain-containing protein — protein MTNRNSLGRLILFIVLGLIIGGVLGECLGLLFGELGELMNAGGYDNIVRNFFVASFDPSFGFLGDKAEPVVLNLYMVKIALGISFKFNVVSLIGMTVAIYIMKWSGGNR, from the coding sequence ATGACTAACAGAAACTCTCTCGGACGACTCATCCTCTTTATCGTACTCGGCCTCATTATTGGCGGGGTGCTCGGTGAATGCCTTGGCCTCCTCTTTGGGGAGCTGGGCGAACTCATGAACGCCGGCGGCTACGACAACATCGTCCGCAACTTCTTTGTGGCGTCCTTCGACCCGAGTTTCGGATTCCTGGGCGACAAGGCGGAACCAGTGGTTCTCAACCTGTACATGGTCAAGATTGCGCTGGGAATCAGTTTCAAATTCAACGTCGTTAGCTTAATCGGCATGACTGTGGCCATTTACATTATGAAGTGGTCCGGAGGAAATCGATAA
- the gatA gene encoding Asp-tRNA(Asn)/Glu-tRNA(Gln) amidotransferase subunit GatA, whose product MESIQDLQAKLASGSTTAEALVQASLAKIEETKNLNAFISVLGERAIEKAKASDKRRAEGKSLGALDGIPVAVKDNMCIEGTRTTAASKILENFVAPYTATAIEKLEAAGAVIVGKTNMDEFAMGSSNETSYFGPVKNPLDESRVPGGSSGGSAVAVASGTVPCALGSDTGGSIRQPAACTGVVGLKPTYGRVSRYGLLAYASSLDQIGPFGATVKDAATLLGAIVGIDEHDNTTSTRPSEDFCAKLNDGVKGKVIGVPKEYFAEGLDAECKATIEGMLKKLEAEGATIKEVSLPHISYAVSSYYIIATAEASSNLSRYDGVRYGYRSKEARKLFDLYAKSRSEGFGKEVQRRILLGSYVLSAGFYDAYYVQAQKVRRLITDDFTEAFKTCDVIASPTMPGLPLKCGMNESDPMAVYLSDIYTVSLNLAGLPGVSVPCGMAGGMPVGLQWIGKPFMETDLLSIAAATEALNK is encoded by the coding sequence ATGGAATCTATCCAGGATTTGCAGGCCAAACTCGCCAGCGGGAGCACTACCGCCGAAGCTTTGGTCCAGGCTTCCCTTGCAAAAATTGAAGAAACAAAGAATTTGAATGCCTTTATCTCGGTACTTGGCGAACGCGCCATCGAAAAAGCAAAGGCAAGCGACAAGCGCCGCGCCGAGGGCAAGTCCCTGGGCGCTCTCGACGGCATCCCTGTCGCCGTGAAAGACAATATGTGCATCGAAGGTACGCGCACGACCGCCGCTTCCAAGATTCTCGAGAACTTTGTTGCCCCGTACACGGCGACTGCCATCGAAAAGCTCGAAGCCGCCGGCGCCGTGATTGTCGGCAAAACGAACATGGACGAATTCGCCATGGGCTCGAGCAACGAGACCTCTTACTTTGGCCCGGTCAAGAACCCGCTGGACGAATCCCGCGTTCCGGGCGGTTCCAGTGGCGGCTCGGCCGTAGCCGTGGCCAGTGGCACGGTCCCCTGTGCCCTCGGCTCCGACACCGGTGGATCCATCCGTCAGCCCGCCGCCTGCACAGGGGTTGTGGGCCTCAAGCCCACCTACGGCCGCGTGTCCCGCTATGGTCTTCTCGCCTACGCAAGCTCCCTCGACCAGATTGGCCCCTTTGGCGCAACCGTCAAGGACGCGGCAACGCTCCTCGGCGCGATTGTCGGGATCGATGAACACGACAACACCACCAGCACCCGCCCGAGCGAAGATTTTTGCGCCAAGCTGAACGACGGCGTGAAGGGCAAGGTGATTGGCGTTCCCAAGGAATACTTTGCCGAAGGCCTCGACGCCGAGTGCAAGGCCACCATCGAGGGCATGCTCAAAAAGCTGGAAGCCGAAGGCGCTACCATCAAGGAAGTGAGCCTCCCCCACATCAGCTACGCCGTGTCGAGCTACTACATTATTGCGACCGCCGAGGCCAGTTCCAACCTGAGCCGCTACGACGGCGTGCGCTACGGCTACCGCAGCAAGGAAGCCCGCAAGCTGTTCGACCTCTACGCCAAGTCAAGGAGTGAAGGCTTTGGCAAGGAAGTCCAGCGCCGTATTCTTCTCGGCAGCTACGTGCTTTCCGCTGGTTTCTACGACGCCTACTACGTGCAGGCCCAGAAGGTTCGCCGCCTGATCACCGACGACTTCACCGAAGCCTTCAAGACCTGCGACGTGATCGCGAGCCCCACAATGCCGGGACTCCCGCTCAAGTGCGGCATGAACGAGTCCGACCCCATGGCCGTGTACCTGAGCGACATCTACACCGTGAGCCTGAACCTCGCCGGCCTTCCAGGCGTCAGCGTCCCCTGCGGCATGGCAGGCGGAATGCCCGTCGGCCTCCAGTGGATTGGCAAGCCGTTCATGGAAACCGATTTGCTCTCGATTGCCGCCGCGACCGAAGCTTTGAACAAGTAA
- the guaB gene encoding IMP dehydrogenase, whose amino-acid sequence MKILPEALTFDDVLLVPGASSVLPSQTDVSTQLSPSIKLNIPIISAAMDTVTTAPLAISLALQGGIGIIHKNMSIEDQAEEVRKVKRWQSGIVTNPVTLDADQPVSAAFELRATNNVSGFPILSKGKLVGMLTSRDLRTITDMTVKIAKVMTKNPVTASPKVSLAKAKEILAEKRIEKLPLVDASGALKGLITMTDILKRESNPNASLDKNGQLLVGAAVSTSANTMERVAALVDAGVDLLIIDTAHGHHIGVRNMVKAVRKKYPKLTICGGNVCTPEAVEELAKCGANIVKVGIGPGSICTTRIVAGVGYPQFSAIVECGKAARKVGVKIVADGGIKYSGDIVKALAAGGNAVMIGSMFAGTEEAPGEVILADGRSFKSYRGMGSLGAMKAGSADRYFQGGVQEPRKFVPEGIEGRVPYKGPLRDTVYQMIGGIHSAMGYAGAANLEELYKKSTFVRITGAGLRESHPHDVTITKEAPNYRTQE is encoded by the coding sequence ATGAAAATTTTGCCAGAAGCTTTGACTTTTGATGACGTTCTCTTGGTACCGGGTGCATCCTCTGTGCTCCCTTCCCAGACGGACGTGAGCACCCAGCTTTCCCCGAGCATTAAACTGAATATCCCTATTATCAGTGCCGCCATGGATACGGTGACGACCGCGCCCCTCGCTATTTCCCTTGCCTTGCAGGGCGGTATCGGCATCATCCACAAGAACATGAGCATCGAGGATCAGGCGGAGGAAGTTCGCAAGGTCAAACGCTGGCAGTCCGGCATTGTGACAAACCCGGTGACGCTCGATGCGGACCAGCCGGTTTCTGCTGCATTTGAACTCCGTGCGACGAACAACGTGAGCGGGTTTCCGATTCTTTCCAAGGGCAAACTCGTCGGCATGCTTACGAGTCGCGACCTCCGCACCATCACCGACATGACCGTTAAGATTGCAAAAGTCATGACGAAGAACCCGGTGACGGCAAGCCCCAAGGTAAGCCTCGCCAAGGCGAAGGAAATCCTCGCCGAGAAGCGTATCGAAAAGCTCCCGCTGGTGGACGCCTCGGGCGCCCTCAAGGGCCTCATCACGATGACCGACATTTTGAAGCGTGAAAGCAACCCGAACGCAAGCCTCGACAAGAACGGACAGCTCTTGGTGGGTGCCGCGGTGAGCACTTCCGCCAATACCATGGAACGCGTCGCTGCCCTCGTGGACGCTGGCGTAGACCTCTTGATTATTGACACGGCCCACGGTCACCACATCGGTGTCCGCAACATGGTGAAGGCCGTTCGCAAAAAGTATCCGAAGCTCACGATTTGCGGTGGCAACGTTTGCACGCCCGAAGCCGTGGAAGAACTTGCCAAGTGCGGCGCGAACATCGTGAAAGTGGGCATTGGCCCGGGCTCCATTTGCACCACGCGTATTGTGGCGGGCGTCGGTTACCCGCAGTTCTCCGCCATTGTGGAATGCGGTAAGGCCGCTCGCAAGGTGGGCGTGAAGATTGTCGCCGACGGCGGCATCAAGTATTCCGGAGACATTGTGAAGGCTTTGGCTGCCGGTGGAAACGCCGTGATGATCGGCTCCATGTTCGCCGGTACCGAAGAAGCTCCGGGCGAAGTGATTCTCGCCGACGGTCGTAGCTTCAAGAGCTATCGCGGTATGGGTTCCTTGGGCGCCATGAAAGCAGGCTCCGCCGACCGTTACTTCCAGGGTGGCGTACAGGAACCCCGCAAGTTCGTGCCAGAAGGTATCGAAGGCCGCGTCCCGTACAAGGGACCGCTCCGCGACACGGTTTACCAGATGATCGGTGGTATTCATTCTGCCATGGGTTATGCCGGTGCCGCGAACCTCGAAGAACTCTACAAGAAGTCCACGTTCGTGCGCATCACGGGCGCAGGCCTCCGCGAGTCTCATCCGCACGATGTGACCATCACGAAGGAAGCCCCGAACTACCGTACGCAAGAATAG